In Acidimicrobiia bacterium, the DNA window GCGCTGCGTTCGAGGAGCTGGGTGCCCGGGGTGTTCCTCCACATCGCAGTGGCGCTGACGATGGACCTGCTTGTTCTGGCGAGGACCGGAGCCGTCGGCAACATCCTCTGATCGTTAGGCTGGCGGCCGTCGTCTTTGGGAGGGGCGCACGTGCGTCACATCATCATCCGAATCCTGATCAACATGCTGGCGCTCTGGATCGCAGCCGGGATCCTCAGCGGCGTCGAACTCGAAGGCGACTTCTGGAGGATCCTCCTCGTCGCGGCGATCTTCGGAGTCATCAACGCCGTCATCAAACCGGTCGTGCAGCTGCTGGCACTGCCGCTCATCGTCCTCTCGCTCGGTCTCGTGCTCATCGTGATCAACGCCCTCATGCTGTTGATCACGGACGCCCTCACGACGGCACTGGCGATCGAGAACTTCGGCTGGGCCCTGCTCGGTGCGATCGTGATCAGCATCGTCAGCTGGGGCGCCAGCATGCTGATCCCCGAGTAACGGCTCGATAGATCCGGTGCCGGCGGTCGTTGCCCGCCCTCTACACTCGCAGGTCGCGCCCCAGTAGCTCAGGGGATAGAGCGCCGGCCTCCGGAGCCGGGTGCGCAGGTTCGAATCCTGCCTGGGGCACGCGCACCTGCGCCGTCCTCGTCCCCGGCCCCGATTGACCCCATGTCGCTCCTCACCGAACTCAGCGAGATGCTCGGCAACGCCTTCGCCGCCGGCGGGCTCGACAGCGCCCTCGGCGACGTCGTGGTCTCGAACCGGCCGGACCTGGCGCAGTTCCAGTGCAATGGGGCTCTTGCCGGCGCCAAAGCGGTCGGCCGCAGTCCCCGAGACGTCGCCGCCGACGTGGTTGCCGCCATCCCACGAGACGCCCCATTCGCCTCAGTCGAGATCGCCGGACCCGGGTTCATCAACCTCACCCTCGACGACGCCTTCCTCGGCGCCCACTCCGAGACGAGGCGAGGCGACATCCGTGTCGGCCTCCCCACTCCCGCGCCGCGGCGGATCCTGGTCGACTACGGGGGGCCGAACGTCGCCAAGGAGCTCCATGTCGGGCACCTGCGTCCCGCCATCATCGGCGAGAGCGTCAAGAGGGCGCTGCGCTACTTGGGACACGACGTCGTCGGTGACGTGCACCTCGGTGACTGGGGTGCCCCGATGGGCCAGCTCATCGCCGAGCTCGAAGAGCGTCACCCGGATCTCCCGTACTTCGATGCCGCTTCTTCGGGCCCGTATCCGGCCGAGTCGCCGGTGACGACGGCCGAGCTCAACGAGGTCTATCCGGTGGCGTCCCGCAAGGCCAAGGACGATCCGGAGCGGGCCGCCGCCGCCAGAACGGCGACGGTCGAGCTCCAGGCGGGCCGGCCGGGGTATCGAGCATTGTGGGAGCACATCAGGCGCGTCTCGATCGATGACATGCGCCGCGTCTACGACATGCTCGAGGTCGTCTTCGAGCTGTGGCATGGCGAGAGCCGGGTTCACGACCGGATCGCGCCGATGATCGAGCGGCTCGTGAGCTCCGGCGTCGCCGTGGCGAGCGACGGCGCCGTCGTCGTCCACGTTGCCGAGCCGAACGACAACAGGGAGATTCCACCACTCATGCTCGTCACGTCGGCGGGCGGGTACACCTACGGCACGACCGACCTGGCGACCGTCGACGAGAGGGTGGGCGATCTCGCAGAGGAGGAGGTCGTCTACGTCGTCGACGCCCGCCAGTCGCTCCACTTCGAGCAGGTGTTCCGTGCCGCCCGCAAGGGGGGGATCGCCGGACCGGACACCGTCCTCGAGCACGCCCCGTTCGGGACGGTCAACGGACCCGGCGGCACGCCGTTGCGAACGAGGGAAGGAGATCTGCCGCTGCTGCGCGACCTCATCGCCGAGGCGATCGCCGGGGCCCGCCGCAGGCTCGACGACAACGAGCTGGCCCTCGGCTACCCCGGCGCCGAGCGGGACCTCATCGCCGAGCTGGTGGGCGTGGCCGCCTTGAAGTACGGCGACCTGCAGAACCACAGGACGAGCGACTACGTCTTCGACCTGGAGCGCTTCTCCGAGCTGCTCGGGAAGACGGGGCCGTACCTCCTCTACGGGGCGGTACGGATCAAGTCGATCATGCGTGAGGCAGCCGAGCGTGGACTGACGGCTGGTCCGATCCTCGCCGCGGTGCACCCTCGGGACAGGGCGCTCATGCTCGAGCTGGCACGATTCCCGGAGGTGATCGACCGGGCCGCCGCCCAGCGGGCTCCCAACCACCTCGCCGAATACGCATACGACGTGGTCGCCGCCTTCAGCCGCTTCTACGAGGCGTGCCACATCCTGCGCGAGGAAGACCCGGCCATCCAGTCGTCGTGGCTCGGGCTCGTGGCGTCGACGCTCGACCACATCGAGACGCTCCTCGACCTGCTGGCGATCCGCATCCCGGAGCGCATGTGACGGCGCTCCCGGCCGCCTTGCTCCCGGACTCGGCTGAGATCGACGCCGACGGGTCGCTGTCGATCGGCGGCTGCGACGTCATCGAGCTCGCCGGTGAGTTCGGGACACCGCTCTTCGTGTACGACGAGGACCACCTCAGGGCCCGGTGCCGGGAAGCCGTGGCCGGTTTCGGACCGGGCGTGGCGTACGCGACGAAGGCGTTCCTGTGCAAGGCG includes these proteins:
- a CDS encoding phage holin family protein, with protein sequence MRHIIIRILINMLALWIAAGILSGVELEGDFWRILLVAAIFGVINAVIKPVVQLLALPLIVLSLGLVLIVINALMLLITDALTTALAIENFGWALLGAIVISIVSWGASMLIPE
- the argS gene encoding arginine--tRNA ligase, coding for MSLLTELSEMLGNAFAAGGLDSALGDVVVSNRPDLAQFQCNGALAGAKAVGRSPRDVAADVVAAIPRDAPFASVEIAGPGFINLTLDDAFLGAHSETRRGDIRVGLPTPAPRRILVDYGGPNVAKELHVGHLRPAIIGESVKRALRYLGHDVVGDVHLGDWGAPMGQLIAELEERHPDLPYFDAASSGPYPAESPVTTAELNEVYPVASRKAKDDPERAAAARTATVELQAGRPGYRALWEHIRRVSIDDMRRVYDMLEVVFELWHGESRVHDRIAPMIERLVSSGVAVASDGAVVVHVAEPNDNREIPPLMLVTSAGGYTYGTTDLATVDERVGDLAEEEVVYVVDARQSLHFEQVFRAARKGGIAGPDTVLEHAPFGTVNGPGGTPLRTREGDLPLLRDLIAEAIAGARRRLDDNELALGYPGAERDLIAELVGVAALKYGDLQNHRTSDYVFDLERFSELLGKTGPYLLYGAVRIKSIMREAAERGLTAGPILAAVHPRDRALMLELARFPEVIDRAAAQRAPNHLAEYAYDVVAAFSRFYEACHILREEDPAIQSSWLGLVASTLDHIETLLDLLAIRIPERM